A single window of Mycobacterium sp. ITM-2016-00318 DNA harbors:
- a CDS encoding YcnI family protein: MRSPFRAPTRALFTVAGTGVAVCIGLASGAWPASAHVHAEADNPAPGSTAVVTFRVPGESENNSLTTKLSVKLPDVASARTEAMPGWTATLDRDAATGAVRSVTWTADPKAGISSDQFALFRVSVKLPDGDSVSFPTTQTYSDGTVVAWDQGPLPDGGEPDHPVPALSLTDATASHGVSDVEMTARSAPTEQAADNTARWLAGGALTLAAVAVAAALVARRRT, encoded by the coding sequence ATGCGTTCCCCCTTCAGGGCGCCAACGCGCGCCCTCTTCACCGTCGCCGGCACGGGCGTGGCCGTGTGCATCGGCCTAGCCTCCGGGGCCTGGCCCGCGTCAGCGCACGTGCACGCCGAAGCCGACAACCCCGCGCCTGGGTCGACGGCGGTGGTGACCTTCCGTGTGCCCGGCGAGTCCGAAAACAATTCTCTGACAACGAAGTTGAGCGTGAAACTGCCCGACGTCGCATCCGCCCGAACCGAGGCCATGCCCGGCTGGACGGCCACGCTCGATCGGGATGCCGCGACGGGTGCCGTCCGCTCGGTGACGTGGACCGCCGACCCGAAGGCCGGCATATCGTCCGATCAGTTCGCACTGTTCAGGGTTTCGGTGAAGCTCCCCGACGGTGACAGCGTTTCCTTCCCCACCACCCAGACCTATTCCGACGGCACTGTGGTGGCATGGGACCAGGGCCCCCTACCGGACGGCGGCGAACCCGACCATCCGGTGCCTGCACTGAGCCTCACCGATGCCACCGCGTCGCACGGGGTGTCCGACGTAGAGATGACGGCCAGAAGCGCGCCGACCGAACAGGCCGCCGACAACACCGCACGGTGGCTTGCAGGCGGTGCGCTCACGCTCGCCGCGGTCGCCGTAGCCGCAGCGCTGGTCGCACGGAGGCGCACGTGA
- a CDS encoding ImmA/IrrE family metallo-endopeptidase, whose product MPASRHVTRAVSAVLDLAPRRGEISLPRLVDAVSADRKRPIELKMSDLPPGVCGQWRQYADRDVFLIQKGLPAWDRTLAHELGHLVLGHEGIPVVQAARAETEFASSELIGYMLNQRTGCMGPSGEDAEQEAEDFAALLIYRLGRLPSDRSSIVQIRLGEAFG is encoded by the coding sequence ATGCCTGCAAGTCGGCACGTGACCCGCGCGGTCAGCGCGGTGCTCGATCTCGCCCCGCGCCGCGGTGAAATCTCGTTGCCCCGCCTTGTCGACGCCGTCAGTGCGGACCGCAAGCGGCCCATCGAGCTCAAGATGTCGGATCTGCCTCCCGGGGTGTGCGGCCAGTGGCGGCAGTACGCCGACCGGGACGTGTTCCTGATTCAGAAGGGACTGCCCGCCTGGGACCGCACGCTGGCCCATGAACTCGGCCACCTCGTCCTCGGCCACGAAGGCATTCCCGTCGTCCAAGCCGCCCGCGCGGAAACGGAGTTCGCCAGTTCGGAACTGATCGGCTACATGCTCAACCAGCGCACCGGTTGCATGGGGCCGAGCGGTGAAGACGCCGAGCAGGAAGCCGAGGATTTCGCGGCGCTGCTCATCTACCGCCTCGGTAGGTTGCCCTCCGACCGCTCCTCGATCGTGCAGATACGGCTCGGAGAGGCATTTGGTTGA
- a CDS encoding DUF6474 family protein, with the protein MGLFKRRKSRATRRAEARAIKAKAKLEAKLAAKNENRRRKAAHRAETRALKAQLRAQRESDRTALKVAETQLKAAREGKLLSPARIRRTLTITRLLAPIAVPLAYRGAMAARGFLDQRKADQLGIPLSQLGQFSGYGAQLSARIAGAEQTLRMVAEKKPKDSETKQFVAAMTDRLTDLSAAVAAAEKMPTANRRTAHSSISQQLDGIDADLMARLGVA; encoded by the coding sequence ATGGGTCTGTTCAAGCGACGGAAAAGCCGCGCTACTCGGCGAGCTGAGGCCCGCGCCATCAAGGCGAAGGCGAAGCTGGAGGCCAAGCTGGCGGCGAAGAACGAGAACCGTCGGCGCAAGGCCGCCCACAGGGCCGAAACCAGGGCGCTGAAGGCTCAGCTCCGGGCGCAGCGGGAAAGCGACAGGACGGCGCTCAAGGTTGCTGAAACGCAACTCAAGGCGGCCCGCGAGGGCAAGCTGCTCTCCCCGGCGCGCATTCGCCGAACGTTGACGATCACGCGCCTGCTGGCCCCGATCGCGGTGCCGCTCGCCTATCGCGGGGCGATGGCCGCCCGCGGTTTCCTCGATCAGCGCAAGGCCGATCAGCTGGGCATCCCGCTCAGCCAGCTCGGCCAGTTCTCCGGGTACGGAGCGCAGCTGTCGGCCCGCATCGCGGGCGCGGAGCAGACGCTGCGCATGGTCGCCGAGAAGAAACCGAAGGACTCGGAGACCAAGCAATTCGTCGCCGCCATGACCGATCGGCTCACCGACCTCTCAGCTGCGGTGGCCGCAGCCGAGAAGATGCCGACGGCCAATCGGCGGACCGCCCACAGCTCGATCAGCCAGCAACTCGACGGCATCGACGCCGACCTGATGGCCCGCCTCGGCGTGGCCTGA